From Xenopus laevis strain J_2021 chromosome 7L, Xenopus_laevis_v10.1, whole genome shotgun sequence, one genomic window encodes:
- the LOC108695915 gene encoding sulfotransferase 2B1-like, translating to MSFDNFTYKGATFCVSVHSEEILKKVEDEFQVLDDDIFNITYPKSGTHWMSEILNLIKQNGDPTFVNSVPMWSRSPWYETIAGYDEAEKLTSPRIISSHIPYHIFSKSFFKSKAKVVYTMRNPKDVIVSMFYFSKILKLFKEPESFEAELENFFQSNGMYGSWFDHVKGWMQMAGKDNFFYITYEELQQDLRGSVVRICKFLGKELNDEEIDSVVKYSSFKVMKENKMSNFTQIPDDVLDKSRGTFMRKGVSGDWKNHFTVAQSEKFDKDYQENMKDLNIKFFWQET from the exons ATGTCATTCGACAATTTCACATATAAAGGAGCCACTTTTTGTGTCTCTGTACACTCCGAGGAGATACTCAAGAAAGTAGAAGATGAATTCCAAGTCTTGGATGATGATATTTTCAATATTACCTATCCTAAATCAG gtACCCACTGGATGTCAGAGATTTTGAATCTGATCAAGCAGAATGGAGATCCAACCTTTGTCAATTCCGTACCGATGTGGTCAAGGTCCCCATGGTATGAAACTATTGCGGGCTATGATGAAGCAGAAAAGCTCACCTCTCCGCGGATAATTTCATCTCATATTCCCTACCACATTTTTTCAAAGTCATTCTTCAAGTCCAAGGCTAAG GTTGTTTACACAATGCGCAACCCAAAGGATGTCATCGTGTCCATGTTTTACTTCTCTAAAATACTGAAGCTCTTTAAAGAACCAGAAAGTTTTGAAGCTGAAttagaaaacttttttcaaagCAACG GAATGTATGGATCATGGTTTGATCATGTGAAAGGCTGGATGCAAATGGCGGGCAAGGACAACTTTTTCTACATTACGTACGAGGAGCTTCAGCAG GATCTGCGGGGCAGTGTAGTGAGAATCTGCAAGTTCCTGGGAAAGGAGTTAAACGATGAAGAAATCGACTCGGTTGTAAAATATTCTTCTTTTAAAGTCATGAAGGAAAACAAGATGTCCAACTTCACTCAAATCCCAGATGATGTTTTAGATAAAAGTAGAGGCACCTTCATGCGCAAAG GAGTTTCTGGAGACTGGAAGAACCATTTCACTGTGGCTCAGAGTGAAAAATTTGATAAGGATTATCAAGAGAACATGAAAGATCTgaacattaaatttttttggcaagaaacataa